The proteins below come from a single Eubacterium limosum genomic window:
- a CDS encoding uroporphyrinogen decarboxylase family protein, with translation MDKQELFDERVHLYKDTLNHRPVKRVASYLMLDALYAVQFQGKSLKEATYNPELLLNCTSEMLETVICDGVGNIYTKGGMFYRMTESKNFVQSQEGFLQHPEIYTLESNELTDLINDPFKTIAEKVLPRSLGKMDEGFPMNMYTMLKAYAANSSYLGKLGAGKMLVGKNAGVPLIYTNLTKAPLDYLGSSVRGLVGLFKDLRREKEAILETCDALLPLLTATGELSFRSPDRSFPFIFMPTLVPHFLKTKDFETFYFPTFKKLVEDLTDKGFNLVIQFEGNWERFYHCLQELPKNKIFGIFEFGNPKVAKEMLGDTMVVSGFYPLTLLGMGEPEACVNKAKEIIDILAPGGGYIFTTDKQITNIKDAKPENLKAVYQLIQDYGIY, from the coding sequence ATGGACAAACAAGAATTATTTGATGAAAGAGTGCACCTGTATAAAGATACTCTAAATCACCGCCCTGTCAAAAGGGTTGCTTCCTATCTCATGCTTGATGCTCTCTACGCCGTTCAATTTCAGGGAAAATCTTTAAAGGAAGCAACCTATAATCCTGAGCTGCTGCTAAACTGTACTTCCGAAATGCTTGAAACGGTCATTTGTGATGGCGTTGGCAATATTTATACCAAAGGCGGCATGTTCTATCGCATGACGGAATCCAAAAATTTTGTTCAAAGTCAGGAAGGTTTTTTGCAGCATCCGGAAATCTATACTTTAGAAAGTAATGAACTGACCGATTTGATTAACGATCCGTTTAAAACTATCGCTGAAAAGGTTTTACCTCGTTCACTCGGTAAAATGGATGAAGGTTTCCCAATGAATATGTATACAATGCTTAAAGCTTATGCCGCCAATTCCAGTTATTTGGGCAAGCTGGGCGCTGGAAAGATGCTGGTTGGTAAAAATGCTGGTGTCCCGCTAATTTATACAAATCTTACAAAAGCGCCTCTGGATTATCTCGGGAGTTCGGTTCGTGGCTTAGTTGGTCTTTTTAAGGACCTTCGGCGTGAAAAGGAAGCCATTCTCGAAACCTGCGACGCCTTGTTGCCACTATTAACCGCAACTGGTGAATTAAGTTTCCGCTCGCCAGATCGAAGCTTTCCGTTTATTTTTATGCCAACATTGGTTCCTCATTTCCTGAAAACAAAAGATTTTGAGACTTTTTATTTTCCAACTTTTAAAAAGCTGGTTGAAGACTTAACGGATAAGGGATTTAACCTTGTCATTCAATTCGAGGGGAATTGGGAAAGATTTTATCATTGTCTCCAGGAGCTTCCCAAAAACAAAATTTTTGGCATCTTTGAGTTTGGTAACCCGAAAGTGGCGAAGGAAATGCTCGGCGATACTATGGTCGTATCTGGATTCTATCCCTTAACATTACTCGGAATGGGCGAGCCCGAAGCATGTGTAAATAAAGCAAAAGAGATCATTGATATTCTTGCCCCAGGCGGCGGTTATATCTTTACCACTGATAAACAAATCACCAACATAAAGGATGCTAAACCTGAAAATTTGAAAGCAGTTTATCAATTAATTCAAGATTATGGAATTTACTAA
- a CDS encoding TetR/AcrR family transcriptional regulator → MDSNLRDEILQCSKKLFYQNGYNNTSIRQIANALNIHHPNIYYYFKSKKDIAFAVYGNIYQELRQKLTKCIPMRDVYFTGTYLRLHYKIFYWNKKLFTMYYDFTKENIVQEYVRPYAIQNYHLYLEAFDLEISDKELDTYFSIASAVEFRFVEALIKNTNAISFEEAVDLIIKTPLLYMGVQKEKIEDVLVQSFINANKVDFDVLEKIVDEFIPC, encoded by the coding sequence ATGGATTCTAATTTACGGGACGAGATACTCCAGTGTTCAAAAAAATTATTTTACCAAAATGGCTACAATAACACATCAATTCGCCAGATCGCCAATGCTTTAAATATACATCATCCGAATATATACTATTATTTTAAGAGCAAGAAGGACATTGCCTTTGCTGTCTATGGAAATATTTACCAGGAATTAAGACAAAAGCTAACAAAGTGTATACCGATGAGAGATGTCTATTTTACAGGCACCTATTTGAGACTGCACTATAAAATATTTTACTGGAATAAAAAACTATTTACGATGTATTACGATTTTACAAAGGAAAATATCGTTCAGGAATATGTAAGACCCTATGCGATTCAAAATTATCATTTGTATTTAGAAGCTTTTGATCTGGAAATATCGGATAAAGAATTAGACACCTATTTTTCCATCGCTTCAGCGGTGGAGTTCCGCTTTGTTGAAGCGTTGATAAAAAATACAAATGCAATAAGCTTTGAAGAAGCGGTTGATCTTATTATAAAAACACCGCTGCTGTATATGGGGGTTCAGAAAGAAAAAATTGAAGATGTTCTGGTGCAATCTTTTATTAACGCGAATAAAGTTGATTTTGATGTTCTGGAAAAAATCGTGGATGAGTTTATCCCATGTTAA
- a CDS encoding ABC transporter permease — protein sequence MKLKKQALKEVHLCVWIGTAILVFFVFVAVFAEQLMPYGMEALTAPFQRPSSEHLLGTNDIGQDILSELILGTRTTLLTGITAAACIIIIGTGIGLAGGYFGGRLDQALQSLTAVGMTIPQLPFAIVFVAFMEPSMWNIVIAICVTAWPTTARLVRAKVLEVRQLPFVRVEEMMGQKSSVIMLRHILPNMSDIVLMRATLAVATSMVTEASLSFLGLGVYNQKSWGSILYYAFHKNGVVAGYTWWYVPPIICISLCIFAFVLIGYYGLGTKSPGKREEYQVIQ from the coding sequence ATGAAGCTTAAAAAACAGGCCTTGAAAGAAGTGCACCTTTGTGTCTGGATCGGGACGGCGATTCTGGTTTTCTTTGTCTTTGTCGCTGTTTTTGCAGAACAGCTTATGCCCTATGGGATGGAAGCCCTCACAGCGCCCTTTCAGAGACCATCCTCAGAGCATCTGCTTGGAACGAATGATATCGGGCAGGATATTCTCAGCGAGCTCATTCTCGGCACCCGGACCACCCTGCTGACAGGAATCACCGCGGCAGCATGTATTATTATTATCGGCACAGGCATCGGTCTGGCAGGCGGTTATTTTGGCGGCCGGCTGGATCAGGCCTTGCAGTCCCTGACAGCCGTGGGGATGACCATCCCGCAGCTGCCCTTTGCCATCGTATTTGTAGCGTTTATGGAGCCGAGCATGTGGAACATTGTGATCGCGATCTGCGTGACCGCGTGGCCGACCACAGCCCGCCTTGTCCGGGCAAAGGTGCTGGAAGTCCGCCAGCTCCCCTTTGTCCGGGTCGAGGAGATGATGGGACAGAAATCCAGCGTCATTATGCTGCGGCACATTTTACCCAATATGAGTGACATTGTCCTGATGCGGGCAACCCTGGCAGTAGCGACCTCAATGGTAACCGAGGCGAGCCTGAGCTTTTTGGGGCTCGGTGTCTATAACCAGAAAAGCTGGGGCTCCATTTTATACTATGCCTTTCATAAAAATGGTGTCGTGGCGGGCTACACCTGGTGGTACGTGCCGCCAATCATCTGCATTAGCCTCTGCATCTTTGCCTTTGTGCTGATCGGCTATTATGGGCTGGGAACCAAGAGCCCTGGAAAACGTGAGGAATATCAGGTAATACAATGA
- a CDS encoding ABC transporter permease: MRKVLYYLLRALALILVAVSLNFLLVHLIPGDPLLHILGEEEYFTLYYNYPEILDKVRAQYALDGSLFEQYIRFLWNTVTLQFGKSYISGQNVVQVVLFRLRWTLVLSVTAIILSAFVGGALGIFAGYHKGGRADSALTFVFLLFETIPANCLALIVLVIFAFNLHWFPVGGMASGGLTGWAKFADTLYHMVLPVSVLALFKTSTNFLMMKSFVSQIRDEEYIITAEAKGLPRHKVLFRHVLRNVAVPYVTLLCMQFGYMLSGSMLIEVVFSWKGLGTLIYDGVIQHDYPTVQLCFLLIAVCVIFFQFIADILAWKFDPRIKDGAVIHEA; the protein is encoded by the coding sequence ATGAGAAAAGTGCTTTATTATCTGCTCCGCGCCCTTGCGTTAATTCTGGTCGCAGTCAGCCTGAACTTTTTATTAGTCCATCTGATACCTGGAGATCCGCTGCTGCACATACTGGGGGAAGAAGAGTATTTTACACTCTATTACAATTACCCAGAGATTCTGGATAAAGTGAGAGCTCAGTACGCTTTGGATGGCTCTCTCTTTGAGCAGTATATCCGCTTCCTGTGGAATACCGTCACCCTCCAATTTGGAAAATCCTATATCAGCGGCCAGAATGTGGTTCAGGTGGTGTTGTTCCGATTGCGCTGGACCCTGGTTCTGTCGGTGACCGCTATTATCCTGTCCGCCTTTGTGGGCGGCGCCTTAGGCATTTTTGCAGGGTACCATAAAGGCGGACGGGCAGATTCAGCGCTGACCTTTGTTTTTCTGCTGTTCGAGACAATACCGGCCAACTGTCTGGCCCTCATCGTTCTGGTGATCTTTGCCTTTAATCTGCATTGGTTTCCCGTTGGCGGAATGGCTTCAGGCGGGTTGACAGGGTGGGCGAAATTTGCGGATACCCTCTACCATATGGTGCTTCCAGTCAGCGTGTTAGCCCTGTTTAAAACATCGACCAATTTTCTGATGATGAAAAGCTTTGTCTCGCAGATTCGGGATGAAGAGTACATCATCACCGCCGAGGCTAAGGGGCTGCCCCGGCACAAGGTGCTGTTCAGGCATGTGCTGCGCAACGTGGCCGTCCCCTATGTGACACTGCTGTGTATGCAGTTTGGCTATATGCTCTCAGGCTCAATGCTGATCGAAGTTGTTTTTTCATGGAAAGGCCTGGGAACCCTCATCTACGACGGCGTTATCCAGCATGACTATCCAACCGTTCAGCTGTGTTTCCTGCTCATTGCGGTCTGCGTCATCTTTTTTCAATTTATTGCAGACATTCTCGCGTGGAAATTTGATCCGAGAATAAAGGACGGTGCGGTCATTCATGAAGCTTAA
- a CDS encoding class I SAM-dependent methyltransferase → MNRREEFWVKCWRDAAEKSLYRETFPEERKCWDASADYYDAGMGSSNERVEVLLGYLKRQGFWNGSKKQILDIGSGTGAFALPLAACGAAVTALDCSPEMNRIICQKAQEKGVNVKVQTGDFNRLPFEARAYDLVIGSMNPGLYHPEPFLKMLSLSRDLVVYVGICDTPAKKKDNGSCKSLDEILLGHTLTHSGSNHVKYPCQLLKAMGYRPVVLPVQCQWRCAEEEALAVDRLIRHYETVEAGITVKNWREAIRDYVKDALQEGCFINEGKTVMGVLVCSLKQEETALEMTV, encoded by the coding sequence GTGAATCGAAGAGAAGAATTTTGGGTGAAATGCTGGAGGGACGCAGCGGAAAAATCTCTGTACCGGGAAACCTTTCCGGAGGAGCGTAAATGCTGGGATGCCTCGGCGGACTATTATGATGCGGGTATGGGCAGCAGTAACGAGCGGGTAGAGGTCCTGCTCGGGTATTTAAAGCGTCAGGGCTTTTGGAATGGATCGAAAAAACAGATACTGGATATCGGCAGCGGGACAGGCGCTTTCGCGCTGCCCCTCGCGGCGTGTGGCGCGGCAGTGACGGCCTTGGACTGCTCGCCGGAGATGAACCGCATTATCTGCCAGAAAGCGCAGGAAAAAGGCGTTAATGTGAAGGTACAGACTGGTGATTTTAACCGGCTGCCGTTTGAAGCGCGGGCCTATGATCTGGTAATCGGCAGTATGAATCCGGGCCTTTATCATCCAGAACCCTTTTTAAAAATGCTGAGTCTCAGCAGGGATCTGGTGGTGTATGTTGGCATTTGTGACACGCCCGCCAAAAAGAAAGACAACGGGAGCTGTAAATCCTTAGACGAAATCTTGCTCGGACACACCCTGACCCACAGCGGCAGCAACCACGTGAAGTACCCCTGTCAGCTTTTAAAAGCGATGGGCTACAGGCCCGTTGTGCTGCCAGTACAATGCCAGTGGCGCTGTGCGGAGGAGGAAGCTCTGGCAGTAGACCGACTGATCCGCCATTATGAGACTGTGGAAGCAGGGATCACCGTTAAAAACTGGCGTGAGGCGATCCGTGATTATGTAAAAGACGCTTTACAGGAGGGATGTTTTATCAACGAGGGTAAAACCGTTATGGGCGTTTTAGTCTGCTCGCTAAAACAAGAAGAGACAGCGCTGGAGATGACCGTATGA